A genomic region of Elephas maximus indicus isolate mEleMax1 chromosome 10, mEleMax1 primary haplotype, whole genome shotgun sequence contains the following coding sequences:
- the ZNF770 gene encoding zinc finger protein 770, with protein sequence MTAENNFKMLKIQQCVVANKLPRNRPYICNICFKHFETPSKLARHYLIHTGQKPFECEVCHKTFRQLVHLERHQLTHNLPFKCNICQRHFKNLKTFVKHQQLHNETFQNDVKQVRRLTEAKQEKPVYGVYRTFTTEERWTLHPCSKPDTAYNPTRRRKTIHACTICGKMFPSQSKLDRHTLIHTGQRPFKCVLCSKSFRQSTHLKIHQLTHSEERPFQCCFCQKGFKIQSKLLKHKQIHTRNKTFQPLSLKIKSPELCPLPNKLNSKQDGFENGDTGESEENNPLDVHSIYIVPFQCPECEECFESEQILNDHKCFPAGGGKIPSRLKRSYNYKTTVKKILAKLKHAGGKKLDNSRSEKKVLKTSFLKNCDLASGEQGSEQTQKRFMGSLGKYGTRKTVGNKKKKTLTWPFSWQKQFQTQNVGKNLKGFFTTQSLLTMDNSVNNKDMSVCGSSGEEFFDNCEMLQCGFSVPSENIHAGHKMCPCDKCEKVFPSISKLQRHYLIHTGQRPFGCNVCGKSFRQSAHLKRHKLTHIEKIPHRRSLCQVEFENLNKLFSHPGDNVNCNTSQQYQALGFQKYEVSESDQMSEIKVKAESEDFILGTHCRNRQPCLSSTRLESEQSRHSRCSSSGRTERNDGLLYQCSVCSKSFRSPSKLERHYLIHAGQKPFECSVCGKTFRQAPHWKRHQLTHFKERPQEEMVVLNSVM encoded by the coding sequence ATGACGgctgaaaacaattttaaaatgctGAAGATTCAACAGTGTGTAGTAGCCAACAAACTACCCAGGAATAGGCCATATATTTGCAATATTTGCTTCAAGCACTTTGAAACACCATCAAAATTAGCTAGACATTATCTTATTCATACTGGTCAAAAGCCATTTGAATGTGAAGTGTGTCATAAAACTTTTAGGCAGCTGGTTCATCTGGAAAGACATCAATTAACTCATAATCTGccttttaaatgtaatatttgtCAACGGCACTTTAAAAATCTGAAAACATTTGTGAAGCACCAGCAGCTTCACAATGAAACCTTTCAGAATGATGTTAAACAGGTCAGGAGATTGACGGAGGCCAAGCAAGAAAAGCCAGTTTATGGAGTATATCGAACTTTTACCACAGAGGAGAGATGGACGTTACACCCATGCTCTAAACCTGATACCGCATACAACCCTACGAGGAGAAGAAAAACCATTCATGCGTGTACAATCTGTGGTAAGATGTTTCCGTCACAATCAAAACTCGACCGGCATACGCTTATTCATACTGGTCAGAGACCTTTTAAATGTGTCCTGTGCAGCAAGTCTTTCCGACAGTCAACTCATTTAAAAATTCACCAACTCACccattcagaagaaaggccttttcagtgttgtttttgTCAAAAAGGATTTAAGATTCAAAGCAAACTTCTGAAGCATAAACAAATCCATACGAGGAATAAGACTTTTCAGCCTCTTTCATTAAAGATCAAGAGTCCAGAATTGTGCCCGCTACCTAATAAATTAAATTCAAAGCAGGATGGTTTTGAAAATGGTGATACGGGTGAATCTGAGGAGAACAATCCACTTGACGTCCACTCTATTTATATCGTTCCTTTTCAGTGCCCAGAGTGTGAAGAATGTTTTGAATCAGAGCAGATTCTCAACGATCACAAGTGTTTTCCTGCCGGAGGTGGCAAAATTCCAAGCAGGCTTAAAAGAAGCTACAACTATAAAACCACTGTTAAAAAAATCCTGGCCAAGCTTAAACATGCCGGGGGTAAGAAATTAGATAACTCGCGATCTGAGAAGAAAGTCCTTAAAACCAGTTTCTTGAAAAATTGTGATCTTGCTTCTGGTGAACAGGGCTCCGAACAAACTCAGAAAAGATTTATGGGTTCTCTTGGCAAATACGGAACACGTAAGACAGTtggcaataaaaagaagaaaacattgacTTGGCCGTTTTCTTGGCAAAAGCAATTCCAGACCCAAAATGTGGGGAAAAATTTGAAAGGTTTCTTCACAACACAAAGCTTGCTAACTATGGATAATTCGGTAAATAATAAAGACATGTCTGTCTGTGGTTCATCAGGTGAGGAATTCTTTGATAATTGTGAAATGCTTCAGTGTGGTTTTTCAGTTCCAAGTGAAAACATACATGCTGGACATAAAATGTGTCCTTGCGACAAATGTGAGAAAGTATTTCCCTCTATATCCAAACTACAAAGACACTATTTAATTCACACTGGACAGAGGCCTTTTGGCTGTAATGTCTGTGGGAAGTCTTTTAGACAGTCGGCTCACTTAAAAAGACATAAACTAACTCATATTGAAAAGATTCCTCATAGACGATCTCTTTGCCAAGTAGAATTTGAAAATTTGAACAAACTTTTCAGTCATCCAGGTGATAATGTTAACTGTAACACTTCCCAACAATATCAGGCTCTTGGTTTCCAAAAATATGAGGTCTCAGAGTCAGACCAAATgtcagaaataaaagttaaggcAGAATCAGAGGATTTCATTCTTGGTACCCACTGTAGGAACAGACAGCCCTGTCTCTCCAGCACACGTCTGGAATCGGAGCAGAGTCGTCACAGCCGTTGTAGCTCTTCGGGGCGTACTGAGAGGAATGACGGCCTCCTTTACCAATGCAGTGTTTGTTCTAAAAGTTTCAGATCTCCATCTAAACTGGAAAGACACTATCTAATTCATGCAGGGCAGAAGCCATTTGAATGCTCAGTTTGTGGCAAAACATTCAGACAGGCTCCTCACTGGAAGAGACATCAACTTACTCACTTTAAAGAACGACCACAAGAGGAAATGGTTGTCCTAAATTCAGTCATGTAG